The DNA sequence GGCGATCCCCGAGCAGACCCAGCAGCAATTTGCCCAGGAGGCGGCCAGCAGACTGATGGCGGTGATTAGTCAGCGTCAGGCCAAGCATGTGGCGCTTTATCTGACCAGTGATGGCGAGCTGGATACCCAGCCGCTGATTGAAACCCTGTGGCAGGCAGGGGGGAATGTCTATTTGCCGCGTCTGCACCCCTTCTCACGGGGCAACCTGCTGTTTTTTAAATACCATCCCACCAGCCACCTGATCCAGAATCGCCTCAAGATCTGGGAGCCCAAGCTCAACATCACAGAGATGATCTTGCCCCAGCATCTGGATGTGATCATCACTCCCCTGGTGGCCTTCGATGAGCAGGGAAATCGTATGGGAATGGGCGGCGGCTATTACGACCGTTGCCTGAGCGACTGGCAGCTTAGGGGGAAACCCTACCCCATTGGCTATGCCCATGATTGCCAGCGAGTCGAATCACTGCCCACCGAGCATTGGGATGTGCCCCTGCCCATGATAGTGACTCCATCGGCTACTCACACAAGTTAAGGTAAAATTGGCAAGCGGGCTATTGGCTGCTCTGCGACTTTTGCTGCCAATAGGCGTTGTGCTCGAAACCATGGCTGGCCAGAATCTTGGTCAGCTCGCCGCTGCGATGCAGCTCAGCCAGGCTCTGGTTAAAGTCGGCTAAAATCTGCCGGGCATTAGGAAGATGCTTGGCCACCCCGATATGAAACAGCTCCACGCTCAAAGGGTCTCCCACCGGCTCAAGCTTACCGTTATATTCGCTGCCGGGGCGTTCGATAAGGTAGCGGGCGACATCCTCACAGATCAGCACCAGATCCACCCGACCGGCCAGCAGTTTCCTTAGGTTCACCGCATCTGAGCTGGCGGCCTCGGTATTCAGGTTAGCTTGACCGAAGGCCACAGGGTTGGCATAGCCGCGGCCGATACCGATAAGATAGGGCTTGAGATCCTTGATATCGCGAAAGACAATCTTGCTGTCGCTGCGCTTATACAGGCGAATTGAGACAGATAACAAGGGGTCGGAAAAGTCGATCCACTGCTCCCGTTCGGGCCGATACCATACGCCTATGATGAGATCCGCCAGCTCCCGCTTAATAAGCGTTTGGGCGCGAATAAAAGGGTAAAACTCATGGGACAGCGGATATCCCGCATGTTCAAATACCGCCTCCACCAGGTGGTACACCACGCCCCACTCGGACATCTGCGGCGAGTAGAAGGGCGGATAATCGTTAGACACGCTAATCAGTGGCGTTTTCGCCATCGCCGGCAGTTGATGCAGCTCGCTATGTCGCTCTCCGTCGCTGGCCATGGCCTGGGCGCAGAGCAACATCTGCCACAAGGCTAGCCCCACGACTAGGCTCATTACTCGCCAGATTTGTTTCAGCCAGCCCAGACGAGACATAAGTAGCCTAAGTGCACTGATGCCCGGCGCCAATCGAAGCGAACCAAAGTCTTTGCTCGGGCGAACTTGAGCAGAATGACAAGCTGTAACCATCTAAGCTTTTCCAGCGAATTAACAAAAGGATAGTTCACATTTTAGTCTAGTTTTTACCGGCTCGTGATGCTGCAGGCCCTAAGTGATGGCAAACTCAAGTTAACTCAGCAAATTAATCAGGCTATCCACTCGGTCCACTTTGAAAGCCTTAGGTTTACGGGCTAAAGTGTGCAGAGACTTTTTGCACTGGCGGCCAAAGGTTTTCTAAGCCACAAGGCTCTTCGCCATTTGCCGCCAGGCGCTTCACCATTAAAGGATGAAACAATGAAGATTAGCGCGCGACTCCTCCCCCTTGTTCTGCTCACCCTAGGCGCCTGCGCCCAACAGACCAGTCAGGCACCCGAACCTCAGACAGAAGCGCAGGCCTCACAAGCGTCAGAGCCTCAAGCCGCTCAGACTATGCCCCTTGGCGACACCAGCCGTAACGCGCTGGATTGGCCGGGCCTCTATAAAGGCACCCTGCCCTGCGTCGACTGTCAGGGGATCGCCATGAGCCTCAAGCTTAATGGTGACAACAGCTATCAACTCTCTCAACAATATCTTGGCAAGCAAAACCTTGGTGAGCAAAACCTTGGTGAGCAAAATCAAGCAACCGATGTCGTCCTTGAGGGGCAGTTTAGCTGGAATGAGATGGGCAGCAAGATCACCCTAGATAGCAAGGCCAGAGGCATGAAGCTTCAGGTGGGCGAGAATATTCTCTTTATGCTGGACGATAAGGGGGAGCGGATTAAGGGGGCGCTGGCCCAGCAATATCAATTGTTGAAAGCCAATTGATATTGCCTGTCAGACTTAATTTGATTTACACCAGAGATTGACGCAGGGGGTATCGCCCACATTGACCTCAAATCCGGGGCAATGGTTGGCGAAGTATTTGGCCTCCTGACAGGAGGTCATCTGCAGACACTGCTGGCGGGCATCGCAGCTAAACACCACATTCTGCAGCTTCTGCTTACCCACGTAATACTCAGACCCAGGGGGGAACAGCCCCTCCGGCGGTTTGATATCCACATCGGCCGAGTAGTCATAGTTGACCATAAACAGATAGAGCAGATTACCAAAGGCGATCGCCAGGGCCACCAGACCAACCTTGACGCGCCAGCTGATGGCATCTTCGCTGTCAAACTTATCATGGGACTCGAAAGGAGAGGTCAAGGTGATAGGATTACCTAGGTCTATCTCGCCCTTGGTGACCTTAGTGCCGCGCAGCGCGTCTTTCCACTGACGATACACCACAGATTCACCCTCTTTAGGCATGTGTTCATAGGGGAGTAAATTGATGCCAAAAATTCTGAGTTCGTCCGATCCGTCGTCCGGGGCGATGAAACCTACCCTCTGCTCCTGATTCCAACGAACAAGCGTTCCTCGCTTAGCTCTAATATCCATATTCCTGTCCGCCTTGAAAGCC is a window from the Shewanella loihica PV-4 genome containing:
- a CDS encoding 5-formyltetrahydrofolate cyclo-ligase gives rise to the protein MKPAFAPSTANQENRQAIRNQIRSARRAIPEQTQQQFAQEAASRLMAVISQRQAKHVALYLTSDGELDTQPLIETLWQAGGNVYLPRLHPFSRGNLLFFKYHPTSHLIQNRLKIWEPKLNITEMILPQHLDVIITPLVAFDEQGNRMGMGGGYYDRCLSDWQLRGKPYPIGYAHDCQRVESLPTEHWDVPLPMIVTPSATHTS
- a CDS encoding substrate-binding periplasmic protein produces the protein MSLVVGLALWQMLLCAQAMASDGERHSELHQLPAMAKTPLISVSNDYPPFYSPQMSEWGVVYHLVEAVFEHAGYPLSHEFYPFIRAQTLIKRELADLIIGVWYRPEREQWIDFSDPLLSVSIRLYKRSDSKIVFRDIKDLKPYLIGIGRGYANPVAFGQANLNTEAASSDAVNLRKLLAGRVDLVLICEDVARYLIERPGSEYNGKLEPVGDPLSVELFHIGVAKHLPNARQILADFNQSLAELHRSGELTKILASHGFEHNAYWQQKSQSSQ
- a CDS encoding copper resistance protein NlpE; its protein translation is MKISARLLPLVLLTLGACAQQTSQAPEPQTEAQASQASEPQAAQTMPLGDTSRNALDWPGLYKGTLPCVDCQGIAMSLKLNGDNSYQLSQQYLGKQNLGEQNLGEQNQATDVVLEGQFSWNEMGSKITLDSKARGMKLQVGENILFMLDDKGERIKGALAQQYQLLKAN
- a CDS encoding cold-shock protein, DNA-binding; protein product: MDIRAKRGTLVRWNQEQRVGFIAPDDGSDELRIFGINLLPYEHMPKEGESVVYRQWKDALRGTKVTKGEIDLGNPITLTSPFESHDKFDSEDAISWRVKVGLVALAIAFGNLLYLFMVNYDYSADVDIKPPEGLFPPGSEYYVGKQKLQNVVFSCDARQQCLQMTSCQEAKYFANHCPGFEVNVGDTPCVNLWCKSN